The genomic stretch TCTTGCAGCCTTTTCTACTACAACTGCTACTATCAACAGACAAGGTCGGCTATTTGAGTTACTGTCCTTTGGCTCTggatctttctttcctggatTGTTCTTATATTTTCTACGTGTTGTGCGCTATGTGCGCACGCACGATTGCAATCCATACAGTTTTACTCTAATGCGGAATCTGATAGTCAACTTAAGTAGACCATCACAGTCTCGACCTACGAAATCATGGGATGTTTCAGGCTAATCTACTTTCCAACATTCATTGCTCTGTCGGATATTGAATGGGGCTTGACCGGCAGTATGAGTCTTGAACTAACCACCATAGTCTGATATCACGTGAACAAATAGAGTTGGCATGGCATTTCTTTAGTCATCCGGTCACGGGCCGATGTTTGATTACCTTCTTTAGAGATACCCATAGAGGACCCCATCTTCAGTTTGTTTTGAACAGTATAGTAATGTCTTTTATCGTGAAAATCTCAATAGAGTGTTGTTGAATGACTATTATTATGTACATTTCAGAGTCTGCCTCTGGTTTGTAGAAGAATAATTGCGTTCAATAAGGACGAGTAGATATATACCTAAGGACGTAAGGCACAAAAGGCGCTAAGCCGCGGACGGTAAGCGAAATCCCACAAACGGGAGCCCTAAAGGCGGAGAGAGTCTCTGCGCCTTCTGCTTCAGTTCAGGGTAACCTCACTCGCCAACTCATCGTCAACCGTCTCCCAGTTGCGACAAATCCGACAAGATGGCCAGTACGTGCTGATCCCCCGGTTCTCCTGGATCAATATGGAGATTTTGATCCTGGGATTATTTCCCAAAATGACGGGATCTTTGGACTTCGTCGTTCGGAATCGCTGACGTCTTCCCTTTTGACAGAGTCTAAGAACGCGTCTCAGCACCACAACAGCCAGAAGGCTCACCGTAACGGGTGCGTACCATTCGATTTCTATCCTCCATGATACACGACTTCTCTCGACCGGAGTGGGATTGCCGGGATATGTTGTATTGTTGGGTGTGGTGGGCGGTTTATTTCGACAGCGAACTCGGGATGATCGAGATCAGATCCAGCAATGCAACATGTTCAGCCAATACCCCTCCGATATGGACACTACGCAATGAAACGATCAGGAGCAGGCCGCTGACATACTTGACTCGCAACAGTATCAAGAAGCCTAAGACTCACCGTTACCCCTCCCTCAAGGGTGTTGACCCCAAGTTCCGCCGCAACCACCGTCACGCTCTTCACGGTACCATGAAGGCTCTGGTACGTTGACAATCTCCCCTCCCAGCAATATCGACCTTGGACGTTTCGCCAtacgatgatgaagaagattggcTAACAACTGCTACAGAAGGAGCGCAAGGAGGGCAAGCGCGAGGTCGCATAAATCAACTTAATTTAGAAATGAATTAAAAATGGGAGCGCATTGAGTTGGTGTTTCACACGTGCCATGATCCCAGGCGTCCTGTCGGATAAAACGCGCAACGGTTGCTAAATAAGACAATATGACTCGATTCCACGACATGGCCTGACACTTGTTTCCGTTCTTCCTGTGTGTTTTGGTCAGTAGGTTGTGCAGTTCCGCAGCCCCCGATGATGGGCTTTCAATGTTCGTATGAACAGGCATATGTGTGTACAGCTTCGTGCTTATCTTAATGCGCGCTTGCTGAAGGATTTTTTCAACGTGCCGAGAGAAGATTCCATGCCCTCCAATTACCAAACACCCTCTACCTTTTGCTCTGTGGCGAGAGGGTGCATGGACGGAGGGCTACATTCGTAGATCAGAATAGCATATGTTATTATCAATTCATTTACGTTCTCGTGACTGTTTCCCTTATTTGATTCCTATGACGTTAGCAGTCAAATATGCTCCACGACCTGCAGCTGAAGGTAGATTAACTAAACGTGAAGCTGGTATATCACGCAAACTCATCTAACCTACGAAGCtatacaatcaatcaagCCCTCCAAACAACCAACCTCTTATCAAACCCCCCACTAACCAACCACTCCTCCCTaacaacatccccatccCTCCCAACATCCACCCAACCCGCCCAAATCGTCCGAATCTTCGACCCAACCACATGCCcctccttcaacaccgtCACCACCTTCCCAGTcctcccctccaccccccGAATCaccccatcatccccattAACCCAAACCCCCGACCCATCCGGCCTCCAGACCACCTGCGGCGTCGAATACGCCGTCTGCGGCGCAAACGTATTCGCCTGGATCACAATGGCCGCATCCTCCCGGTTCTGCAGCGACAGCGCCGCAAGAGCCTGCGTAGCTTGTGTCTCTGGCTCCCTGGCATCCAACAAGCTATCGGTGGATGGGAACAGGAGTCGTACAATGATCACTTTCATATGCGGTAGGGTTGAGGTGGCGACGGCCAAGAGACCTGGGTCATGGGGACTGAGGGCGAGACAGGAGGGGGAGAAAGCGATCCAGGCGTTGGAATGGGGGGCGAGGTTCTGTTTGCCGAGGAGGGGGCATTCGTATGGTGTGGATGGCTGTTCctggtgctgttgctgttgctgtgggACCTGGTAGTAGTACAGATGGGTTGAATCGCGTCGAGAGACAAGTAGAAGTAGTTCCTTTGTATCAGGGTGCTGGACAAAGAGCAACGACTCTGGGTTCGAAGCCAGAGCAATGGATGCGATGGGCTCGCCAATAGCCACGGAGTCTGAGTCCAAGTCTGCTTCGGCACCTTCAACCTCCGGGAGACGTAGCCGGTAGAGATGAATCTTGGAATCCCACCCGGCTGTGGCTATCCATATAGGTCGTTGGGGTAAGTCAGTGTCTTCAAATGCAACTACCTTCACGGCGTATTTGGCgtggtcttttcttttgtcgaGGATCTCGGCGTCCCTTTGTAAGAGGAGTTGGCCGGACATGTTGGTTAGACAGACGTATTCGCCGTTCCTGATAGAGACGTAGGATAGGATTGGGGACTCGGAGAGTCCGGGAAGTGAGCTGAGGAGGGCATTGTTGGGTTCTGTCTTGAAGAGGTGGAGTTGTTTGTCTGCGCCTGTGGCTATGAGACGAGATGATGTGTCTTGGTTGTCTTCGTTGCCTTTTGGGTGTCTCCATGGGTCAACGGAGCAGGCGAGGATGTTTgatgatgttggtgtttCTATGattttggggttggagggtgCTGTGTGTTTTGTTAGCTGGGGTTTCACTTGGCTAGgtaggatatatatatatgtatttaTGTATATGTAAAGTAAAGTAACTCACCAGGAACGCTCCACTCATCTTTTTCACTTTGTCCGTACCGTTCAAAATGCTGAGTCTGGTCAAaggctttcttctcctcgagtACGCTCTCGATCGTCCAgttgttttcttcctggtCTGTTACTTGCCCCGCGTTGGCGGGCAATCCCGCTTCACGGATGAATGCATTAAGAGTCTCGGCGTAGTTGTTGGTTCGTAGAAAGCGGGCTACAAGAATACTCGCCAACGGGGGGTTCTGGGAAATTGGTGCCATTTCGGCTGATTTTTTCCCTGGGGTTAAAGTTCAGGTGTAGTTGGAAGTTGTGATAAACACCGGGATCGATAACCATAAATTTCTCTTAAGAGATTCGGGTCATATCATTCCGTATGTCACGGCACTTTGAGTTTTTTCAAGAATCTAGCCAATCTATAATACATGTTCGTAAAAAAGCGAGTATGCAGAATTTCGATGTGAAGACGCCgtagaagagagaaagaaagtaaaaagaaaagaggaaagtaTTGGTATCACAAATTGGATGGCGTCATTAGACACATTTTCTATTTGATTTTCAAAGCCCTTATTCCCAATTATACCGAATGAATGTAAATTCACGTTTCTCGCCGATATGCAATCTCTAAAAAGCTTTTCAGCTGAACATATCCTCCGCCCTCCGGCGCGGACCTCCTCGTCCCTCTATCTTCTCCGAGAACAGCTCCTTGCCAGCGTTGGATTTGTACTTGGATGGGAAGAGCTCGCGGACGGATGCGCCTCGTCCTTTAATTGAGAGACCATTTGCCGCGCCACGAATCGAGAAGCCTTGGTCTGGGCCAGCTGCTCCGCGGATattgactttcttctcttccgaGTCTGGGAAAAGCTCAACGTTTTTGTTCCGTCGTTGATCCCGAGAACCATCCACAATAGGGACTGAGATTCTTTTCGAGAACAGGTCCGCCGTTTCATCTGCAGCATCTATGGCATCCGACCGACGATGATTGCTGTGCTTGCTGGGGAACAGCTCCTTCTTGAGATAACTGGTGGCTGGCTTATTCGGGAATAGCTCTCGCGAGCTCTCATCGGCATCGGGGCCGGagggttttgaagatggaaagagtTCCTTGCGTTTATTCCGGCGATCGATCTGAGGCGATCTCTCACGGAAGTGTCTGCGCGAGTCGCGACGGTCCTGCTCTGAATACCCGCTCTCCACCAACGTATCTCGACCCGGAGAAGCACTGCGATTCTGAAGGCGCCCTGAAGGACGTCCTTCTTCCGATGGAAATAGTTCCCGGTCCCGGTGTCGACGCCTGCCTCGCTCATCGCGACCTCTTGCTGTCTCAGAATAATCCGTGCTAGCTGCCTCCGAATCGTCATACATATTAGCGCTAATAATTTCATCTCCGTCACGATCTCTCCGTCGCCGCAATTCCCGGCCGTCGAACCGTCTCCGCCGGTAATCCCCATCGTCTCCACCACCCTGACGTCGTCTATCGTCAAATTCCCGTCGCAGACGCTCGCGAGGATCGTGTTCAGGGTGCATAAGGTAGAAACGACTGGCTTCATGGGCGCGAGGCTTCTTGCGATCGGTCTTCACGGCCGATCTCACCTGGAGTACGGAATCGGGGTGGGAAGAGAGGAGCTTGGCGGATCGGAGTCGCAGCGCCGGTAACTCGGAcgtatcttcctcttcactagCCTGCGTCAAGGCCGACAAAGCCTGGAGACCGATTTCAGGCGAGGAGTAGATGAGATTTGCCGATGTATCATCGATCCATTCGACCCGGGAAGGCGCTTCGAGGGTGAAGTGTTCGTTCGCGAATTGTTTGATGTTATCGGTCGTCAATTCGTCGACACCTCTGACGTGTACTTTCTCGTACTGGGCTTCGGAAGACTGGGGATCTACGGCTCCATCCTGAAAGGCAATTGTTCCGCCCATTGGGTCCTGAGTCGCGCGACCAGGGTTAGATGAGGCACGGTGGGCACTTTGGATGCATTCAGACTCACAGTTTCAATCGGTTCAACTTCCGGCAATGGACCAAGGTCCAGGTCCATGTCAATATCCATTGACGCATCCATGGCGTGGTCACCGTTGGAGGCGGAAGGCTGTTGTACGCCGGCGACCTCCATTGCGGGGGAGGGTCACTTGCGGATTAACGGAATGTCGTGGATACGGTAGGGAAAGAAGTGTAGCAGACAGAAATGTAGATTGAGAAAAGTTCTTTCAATAATAAAGCGGGGAGAAGGGGGGCATGAGAAAGATATGAATCAATCGCGAACTGAAGCTTTGGAAGTGCCGGCGATGAGCAGAAGTCACTGGGCTCACCGCTCGGAGGCGGCAACGGACTTACTTTTCGTTGGCAACTACAAATCACTCATTCATAGTACTCATTTATTCGTCTTTAGTGTATGATGAATCGATAAGATTGAAATAAAATTGATTCCCTATCTTTCAGTCCAATTTACGTCTGCTACAATACATTTCGTTCAAGCTTTGTCACCACTATTGTCTACAACACATTCCGCAGGGCTCGTCTTCAGTGCATCCGCATCATGCGCGTTGACCTGATACGTAGCGAATTTCCTAGCGGGCAGTTTCCGATGAAACATCACGTCCAGCTCATCATAAGTTCTGCCTCTGCATTCTGGCAGTCGAAAGAACGCCCAGACTGTAGTCACCGCTGCGGTCGCTGCCCAGACGAACGCCGTCTTACCCTTCAGATTGGCCTCAGTCGGGTTAATCAGATAAGGTTCGACGACTTGGGCAACGATATTGGTGATGTTGTAAACATTGCGTGATAGGCAAACCGATTTCGCCCTCAAATGAACGGAGGACGTCTCGGAAATAATGGTGTAGGTAACAGGTCCCAGGGTGACGGAATAAGTGAAGAGCCACACCAAACACATAGCAGCTTGGCCCCATTTCGCGCTGCTGGACTcagatgcagcagcagtGATTCCGATGATCAACAAGAACCCGGTCAAACAGGCAACGCCAGTCACGTACAGTTGGCGTCGACCAAACCGGGTCAGCAAGAACCACGAGATGATAGTCCCGACAAAGGATATCGCCGTACCCCCTACGGTGATTTGGTAGGCGTTTTCGGTGCTGATTCCCGCCTGGACGAAGAAGTAGGTGGGAGTGTAGGCAAAGGCCGAGCCGGACAAGACTTGACCCGCGAAGCTCATACAGACAACTTCGGTGCGGCGTCGGTCGATCCCTCGGAAACAGTCTAGATAGCTGGATCCGGACTCCAACTTTGACTCTAGCTCGAGGGTATGCATGATCTGCGCTAGGGTTCTCTGATGTGCTTCGTGGCCTCGGGTGTCGAGTCGGGCAAGAGATTTATAGGCATCACCCATACGATTGTTTCGTGCTAACCACCAGGGGGACTCTGGCGCAAACATAATCAGAACGAAGAGAGGAACAGGCCAAATCCACTGTAAAGCGTAGGCAATACGGTAGGACCACTCGCTTTCGATCTTCAGCAAGCCGTAAAGGGCGCCGGAGGCGATGAATTGACCCATGGCCCAGCAAAGATTCACATAGCACGTCAAGTATCCACGGAGAGCAAGTGGACATACTTCCGAGGCGTAGGCTGGCGATGATGTCGCAAAAACGCCCCAAGTGAGCCCGCACAGGATCTGCCCGACGAGCAGCACAGGCGCCGACGgagcgaagaagagaatgaaaatgaaccAGTTCATAAAGAAGAGAGCCGCCAGAAGGACTCTCTTATATCCAAATCTTGTAGACAAGTAGCCGTTCATGAAGCCGCCAATCACGATACCGACATTGGCACCATTGCTGAGACCTGCCTGCCAAGGTCCGCTGACGATGTAGTCCCCTTGCTCTGGACGGTATGATCCGAATTTCTCTTGGAACGCAGGGTATGTGAAGAACTGATAGATGAGGGCTATTGCACCGTTACGAAAGGCCCGGCAACTCAAGAAATATAGCAGTGTGTCTGATAATGCTCACCAACATCATATCCTTCCATAATGATCGACAACGAGATAGCGGCAGACCACAACACGGCTTTATAGTTGTGCCTTAGGGCTTCCCACACGGTAGCTTCATGCTCATCCGTAGAGGCCTGTAGAGCATCCTTGGTTGGAACCGTAGTTTCTTCGGCATGCTCAATGTGAGCACTGTGCTCCTTGGAAACGTCTTCGTCAATTTTCATCTTGAAACGTACAACTCCCACGAGAAAGCCTGAGAGAGGTGTCTGAGCTGTGCATTCCAGATACGAGGCAACCTGACATATTTATAGCTCTGATTAGTGTCGTGAGAGGCAATTCATCCACAGGCAAACGTATCATTGTCCAGCTTGCTAACTTTAAAGCAGTAGCCAAGACACCGGACTTTGTCCATTATCTGGGGTAAATGAAATGCACCCCGCAGGATTGACATGGTTCCCCATGGGGTACAAGATACGGCATATCTAGTGAGAGTTGAATGCTTTAACCTATTGGGCTTTCATTCAACCGAGAATCCTGGTAGCAGTTTCTAAGCTATCTGATTGCTTGAAATGGAGAGTCCGTCATTCATCGGCGTACAAGCTGGCGTAAGCTCGGCCTGGATGAGCGTGGGGGTTCCAACGAAACGCTTGTGTTGGACAGGAGTATGGCGTCGTCTGGATCATAAATGCTGTTGGATAAAAGGACCACTGCCAAGCTTAGGAAGCATCGTGTGATTCCTCTAGCTGCGTCGTATACACAACCAGACTGGAGAACCGGACATTCTAGATCCCAGTTGGGAAATATATGGAGCTATCTATGAAGTACAGAACGTCATGTAAATGTGGGGGAGAGATCGGAATCTCCACATCTTAATCTCGCAGGTAAATCATACCTTTGCTCCACATGAAGGCCGTTAATGTTATTCTCTTAAGCCTTGAGGCGTCATACAAGGCGCGGTGTACTTTAGGCTATAGTCACATTTGTGCCAATCCGAGGAGAGCTCGCCCGCCGGATAATATGGATAAGTAGATACTTGGCGGGTTAACAATGAAATCCCCCACCACCGGAGCTCCTCCGCAGGGGAACTGCCAATTGTCGTTATATACCGACGGTTGGAACGCCGGCGTGGTCGCATTTCTGCATGTGTTGCAGGGGGCACCTGTTGCGCTGGCGAAGTCGAGTCCCCATGAGGGGGACACCAGGGCCACCAGTCGCTCTGATCATTTAATGGCTCTGTATCCCCCAAGGTAACCattgctttctcttcttctcggatAGCATTATTTTGTCATTAACACTCTTGAGCCAGTTACGCCCCTTATAATTCAATCTCTCCACCATGCTCTATGCCGAAGACGATAAGCTCATCTTTCGCTTCGATGACCATCTCCTCTGGATTCAGTCATGGGGCGAGAACGCATTCAGAGTGAGGGCTACGAAGCTCTCATCAATACCCACCGAAGACTGGGCGCTATCCACAAAGCCCAGCGCAAGTGAGCCCGTCATCGAGACACcagaaggcaaagaagcgAGCATCTACAACGGCAAAATCAAAGCCGTCGTCTCCCAGCGcggcaagatcatcatctacGATTCCAAGGGAAACAAGCTCCTGGAGGAATACGCTCGCCATCGCCGTGATCCCAAAGACCCGAAATGCAGCGCCTTAGAGGTCGAAGCTCGCGAACTGCGAGGAATCCTAGGGGGCGATTTCCACCTCACCATGCGATTCGAGTCCCTTGACccgaaggaaaagatcttCGGAATGGGTCAATACCAACAGCCATCCTTGAATCTTAAGGGTGCTGATGTCGAACTGGCTCATCGAAACTCTCAGGCCAGTGTTCCCTTTGCGGTCTCCTCCCTCGGATACGGCTTCTTGTGGAATAACCCTGGTATTGGACGGGCGGTTTTTGGGACGAATACGATGAGTTTCGAGGCATATTCTACCAAGGCGCTGGACTACTGGGTCGTCGCAGGTGACACGCCGGCGGAGATTGAGGAGGCGTATGCGAAGGTGACTGGCTACGTTCCGATGATGCCGGAGTACGGCTTAGGGTTCTGGCAATGCAAGCTCCGGTACTGGAATCAGGAGCAGCTGCTTAATGTGGCGAGGGAATATAAACGACGACAGGTCCCACTGGACCTGATTGTCATTGACTTTTTCCACTGGAAACATCAAGGCGACTGGAGCTT from Aspergillus oryzae RIB40 DNA, chromosome 1 encodes the following:
- a CDS encoding uncharacterized protein (predicted protein) produces the protein MAPISQNPPLASILVARFLRTNNYAETLNAFIREAGLPANAGQVTDQEENNWTIESVLEEKKAFDQTQHFERQVKPQLTKHTAPSNPKIIETPTSSNILACSVDPWRHPKGNEDNQDTSSRLIATGADKQLHLFKTEPNNALLSSLPGLSESPILSYVSIRNGEYVCLTNMSGQLLLQRDAEILDKRKDHAKYAVKVVAFEDTDLPQRPIWIATAGWDSKIHLYRLRLPEVEGAEADLDSDSVAIGEPIASIALASNPESLLFVQHPDTKELLLLVSRRDSTHLYYYQVPQQQQQHQEQPSTPYECPLLGKQNLAPHSNAWIAFSPSCLALSPHDPGLLAVATSTLPHMKVIIVRLLFPSTDSLLDAREPETQATQALAALSLQNREDAAIVIQANTFAPQTAYSTPQVVWRPDGSGVWVNGDDGVIRGVEGRTGKVVTVLKEGHVVGSKIRTIWAGWVDVGRDGDVVREEWLVSGGFDKRNQIRETVTRTPPSMHPLATEQKVEGVW
- a CDS encoding NCBP3 domain-containing protein (predicted protein) is translated as MRQWILTWTWTLVHCRKLNRLKLAHRASSNPGRATQDPMGGTIAFQDGAVDPQSSEAQYEKVHVRGVDELTTDNIKQFANEHFTLEAPSRVEWIDDTSANLIYSSPEIGLQALSALTQASEEEDTSELPALRLRSAKLLSSHPDSVLQVRSAVKTDRKKPRAHEASRFYLMHPEHDPRERLRREFDDRRRQGGGDDGDYRRRRFDGRELRRRRDRDGDEIISANMYDDSEAASTDYSETARGRDERGRRRHRDRELFPSEEGRPSGRLQNRSASPGRDTLVESGYSEQDRRDSRRHFRERSPQIDRRNKRKELFPSSKPSGPDADESSRELFPNKPATSYLKKELFPSKHSNHRRSDAIDAADETADLFSKRISVPIVDGSRDQRRNKNVELFPDSEEKKVNIRGAAGPDQGFSIRGAANGLSIKGRGASVRELFPSKYKSNAGKELFSEKIEGRGGPRRRAEDMFS
- a CDS encoding putative MFS alpha-glucoside transporter (predicted transporter (major facilitator superfamily)), translating into MKIDEDVSKEHSAHIEHAEETTVPTKDALQASTDEHEATVWEALRHNYKAVLWSAAISLSIIMEGYDVALIYQFFTYPAFQEKFGSYRPEQGDYIVSGPWQAGLSNGANVGIVIGGFMNGYLSTRFGYKRVLLAALFFMNWFIFILFFAPSAPVLLVGQILCGLTWGVFATSSPAYASEVCPLALRGYLTCYVNLCWAMGQFIASGALYGLLKIESEWSYRIAYALQWIWPVPLFVLIMFAPESPWWLARNNRMGDAYKSLARLDTRGHEAHQRTLAQIMHTLELESKLESGSSYLDCFRGIDRRRTEVVCMSFAGQVLSGSAFAYTPTYFFVQAGISTENAYQITVGGTAISFVGTIISWFLLTRFGRRQLYVTGVACLTGFLLIIGITAAASESSSAKWGQAAMCLVWLFTYSVTLGPVTYTIISETSSVHLRAKSVCLSRNVYNITNIVAQVVEPYLINPTEANLKGKTAFVWAATAAVTTVWAFFRLPECRGRTYDELDVMFHRKLPARKFATYQVNAHDADALKTSPAECVVDNSGDKA
- a CDS encoding uncharacterized protein (alpha-glucosidases, family 31 of glycosyl hydrolases), which gives rise to MLYAEDDKLIFRFDDHLLWIQSWGENAFRVRATKLSSIPTEDWALSTKPSASEPVIETPEGKEASIYNGKIKAVVSQRGKIIIYDSKGNKLLEEYARHRRDPKDPKCSALEVEARELRGILGGDFHLTMRFESLDPKEKIFGMGQYQQPSLNLKGADVELAHRNSQASVPFAVSSLGYGFLWNNPGIGRAVFGTNTMSFEAYSTKALDYWVVAGDTPAEIEEAYAKVTGYVPMMPEYGLGFWQCKLRYWNQEQLLNVAREYKRRQVPLDLIVIDFFHWKHQGDWSFDPEFWPDPGKLSFPSPQIYKH